Proteins from a genomic interval of Kitasatospora herbaricolor:
- a CDS encoding lysylphosphatidylglycerol synthase transmembrane domain-containing protein — MTGTADVGVDEDSDESATDMSAGHGDGSAATPEVSLIKEGRFKTPRPPRSTGGAVPPPAAPEPGPADLPPPTIELPDPEAEPTQPLPEPEPRPEQEPDPRPKPRPGAPAPLPDPLDEAPHLDVDEPLLAARAHRPSDLIRFLAGVFGIVALFVLASVATSTTSGIEIDISSNAERISPVLSTIAGLVSSVAVLAVPLAFAVERLIKRDGLRVADGVLASVLAYGVSLGIDWWVAEGASETIRDALTRLPTDSAGTLTDPVHGYLAPVIAYMTAVGMSSRPRWRVALWVVVFLSGATELISGYTTPLSLLLTVLIGWSVAYGTLYAIGSPNIRPTGQHLMIGLRKVGFTPASAHRAPDAPGGTRRYYVAQQSGPPLDVHIVDREQQASGFFYRAWRRLRLRSVAVRRSPQSLRQALEQEALIAYAAAASGAQAPQLVATSELGPDAAILVYENVEGRPLDDLADEEITDQVMASLWESVAALHERRIAHRRLTGESLLVVDDKTACLVNLSGGDIAASDLTLRIDVAQLVTTFALRIGPERAVSVANHVLGPERVAAALPLLQPVGMSRSTRVDLKRLSKERKAAAQARALEQVAAGERTQQQAEEDIAVAGEDLLSRIRAQILQIAPEAPMEPAKLERLKPKTLIMVIALTFAAYLALTTIKPAQLKLSQMNWAWAALALAAAAFSYIAASMSLTGFVPERLPFRRTVAAQVAGSFVKLVAPAAIGGIALNTRYLQKSGIRPGQAVASVGASQLAGLAGHLLLLFSFGLITGSQTNGDLSASRAVIIGVLAAAVLALVVAAVGPLRRFVVTRVRSLFFGVVPRMLDLMQTPTKLLTGFGGILLLTMSFTACLDASVQAFGGDISFSAVAVVFLTANAAGSAIPTPGGIGPVEFALIGALTVAGVPPAVATPAVFLYRALTFWLPVLPGWIAYNVLQRKGSL, encoded by the coding sequence ATGACGGGGACGGCAGACGTGGGCGTGGACGAGGACTCCGACGAGTCCGCCACCGACATGTCCGCAGGCCACGGCGACGGGTCGGCCGCCACGCCGGAAGTGTCCCTGATCAAGGAGGGTCGGTTCAAGACCCCCCGGCCGCCGAGATCGACGGGCGGCGCGGTGCCCCCGCCGGCGGCGCCGGAACCCGGGCCGGCCGACCTCCCACCGCCGACGATCGAACTGCCGGACCCGGAGGCGGAGCCCACCCAGCCGCTGCCCGAGCCGGAGCCCCGGCCGGAGCAGGAACCGGACCCGCGGCCGAAGCCCCGGCCGGGTGCCCCGGCCCCGCTGCCCGACCCGCTCGACGAGGCGCCGCACCTGGACGTCGACGAGCCGCTGCTGGCCGCCCGCGCCCACCGCCCCTCCGACCTGATCCGCTTCCTCGCCGGGGTCTTCGGGATCGTCGCGCTGTTCGTCCTGGCCAGCGTCGCGACCTCGACCACCAGCGGCATCGAGATCGACATCAGCTCCAACGCGGAGCGGATCTCCCCCGTCCTGTCCACCATCGCCGGGCTGGTCTCCAGCGTCGCGGTGCTGGCCGTCCCGCTGGCCTTCGCGGTCGAGCGCCTGATCAAACGCGACGGCCTGCGGGTCGCCGACGGCGTGCTCGCCTCCGTCCTCGCGTACGGCGTGTCGCTCGGCATCGACTGGTGGGTGGCCGAGGGCGCCTCGGAGACCATCCGCGACGCGCTGACCCGGCTGCCGACCGACAGCGCGGGCACCCTCACCGACCCGGTGCACGGCTACCTCGCGCCGGTCATCGCCTACATGACGGCCGTCGGCATGTCGAGCCGCCCCCGCTGGCGGGTGGCCCTGTGGGTGGTGGTCTTCCTCAGCGGCGCCACCGAGCTGATCAGCGGCTACACGACCCCGCTCTCGCTGCTGCTGACCGTCCTGATCGGCTGGTCCGTGGCGTACGGCACGCTCTACGCGATCGGCTCGCCGAACATCCGCCCGACCGGCCAGCACCTGATGATCGGCCTGCGCAAGGTCGGCTTCACCCCGGCCAGCGCGCACCGCGCGCCGGACGCCCCCGGCGGCACCCGCCGCTACTACGTGGCCCAGCAGAGCGGTCCCCCGCTGGACGTGCACATCGTCGACCGGGAACAGCAGGCCTCGGGCTTCTTCTACCGCGCCTGGCGACGGCTGCGGCTGCGCTCGGTGGCCGTCCGGCGCAGCCCGCAGTCGCTGCGCCAGGCCCTGGAGCAGGAGGCGCTGATCGCGTACGCGGCGGCCGCCTCCGGCGCGCAGGCCCCGCAACTGGTGGCCACCTCCGAGCTGGGCCCGGACGCCGCCATCCTGGTCTACGAGAACGTCGAGGGCCGGCCGCTGGACGACCTGGCGGACGAGGAGATCACCGACCAGGTGATGGCCTCGCTGTGGGAGTCGGTCGCCGCCCTGCACGAGCGCCGGATCGCCCACCGCCGGCTCACCGGCGAGTCGCTGCTGGTGGTGGACGACAAGACGGCCTGCCTGGTCAACCTCTCCGGCGGTGACATCGCGGCGAGCGACCTGACCCTGCGCATCGACGTCGCCCAGCTGGTCACCACCTTCGCCCTGCGGATCGGCCCGGAGCGGGCGGTGAGCGTCGCCAACCACGTGCTCGGCCCGGAGCGGGTGGCGGCCGCGCTGCCGCTGCTGCAGCCGGTCGGCATGAGCCGCTCCACCCGGGTCGACCTCAAGCGCCTCAGCAAGGAGCGCAAGGCCGCCGCGCAGGCCCGCGCCCTGGAGCAGGTCGCCGCTGGCGAGCGCACCCAGCAGCAGGCCGAGGAGGACATCGCGGTGGCCGGCGAGGACCTCCTCAGCCGGATCCGCGCGCAGATCCTGCAGATCGCCCCCGAGGCGCCGATGGAGCCGGCCAAGCTGGAGCGGCTGAAGCCGAAGACCCTGATCATGGTCATCGCGCTCACCTTCGCCGCCTACCTGGCGCTGACCACCATCAAGCCCGCGCAGCTCAAGCTCTCCCAGATGAACTGGGCCTGGGCGGCGCTGGCCCTGGCGGCCGCCGCGTTCAGCTACATCGCCGCTTCGATGAGCCTGACCGGCTTCGTGCCCGAGCGGCTGCCGTTCCGGCGGACGGTCGCGGCGCAGGTCGCCGGGTCCTTCGTGAAGCTGGTGGCGCCGGCCGCGATCGGCGGCATCGCGCTGAACACCCGCTACCTGCAGAAGTCGGGCATCCGGCCGGGCCAGGCGGTGGCGAGCGTCGGCGCCTCCCAGCTGGCCGGCCTGGCCGGGCACCTGCTGCTGCTGTTCAGCTTCGGCCTGATCACCGGCAGCCAGACCAACGGCGACCTCAGCGCCTCCCGCGCGGTGATCATCGGGGTGCTGGCGGCCGCCGTGCTGGCCCTGGTGGTGGCCGCCGTCGGCCCGCTGCGGCGCTTCGTGGTGACCAGGGTGCGCTCGCTGTTCTTCGGGGTCGTCCCGCGGATGCTCGACCTGATGCAGACGCCGACCAAACTGCTCACCGGCTTCGGCGGCATCCTGCTGCTCACCATGAGCTTCACCGCCTGCCTGGACGCCTCGGTGCAGGCCTTCGGCGGGGACATCAGCTTCTCGGCGGTGGCCGTGGTGTTCCTCACCGCCAACGCGGCCGGGTCCGCCATCCCCACCCCCGGCGGCATCGGCCCGGTGGAGTTCGCGCTGATCGGTGCGCTGACGGTGGCCGGGGTCCCGCCGGCGGTGGCCACCCCGGCCGTCTTCCTCTACCGGGCGCTGACCTTCTGGCTGCCGGTGCTGCCCGGCTGGATCGCCTACAACGTCCTGCAGCGCAAGGGCTCGCTCTAG
- a CDS encoding MGMT family protein has protein sequence MTDSGRNDGERALPPFAEAVLDLTERIPPGRVMTYGDVAEYLGEGGPRQVGRVMALYGGAVPWWRVIRADGALLPGHEQRALARYREEGTPLRSTAGRGPARGSRAAEDLPRVDLKLARWDGR, from the coding sequence ATGACGGACAGCGGGAGGAACGACGGTGAGCGCGCGCTGCCCCCGTTCGCGGAGGCGGTGCTCGATCTCACCGAGCGGATCCCGCCGGGCCGGGTGATGACCTACGGGGACGTGGCCGAGTACCTCGGTGAGGGCGGCCCCCGGCAGGTCGGCCGGGTGATGGCGCTCTACGGCGGCGCGGTGCCGTGGTGGCGGGTGATCCGCGCGGACGGCGCCCTGCTGCCCGGCCACGAGCAGCGCGCGCTGGCCCGCTACCGGGAGGAGGGGACCCCGCTGCGCAGCACCGCCGGGCGGGGGCCGGCCCGGGGCTCGCGGGCGGCCGAGGACCTGCCCAGGGTCGATCTGAAACTGGCCCGCTGGGACGGGCGGTAG
- a CDS encoding ATP-dependent helicase, giving the protein MVEHAGGPLLVLAGPGTGKTTTLVEAVARRIEQGTDPERILVLTFSRKAAMELRDRMSARIGTAAAAPRATVPAARQAPEAATPPAPGAPQAATPGSPQAPASVLRSPQVPAPVLRSPQVPASVLRSPQAPVLRSPQATTFHSFCYALLRSHQDPEAYAEPLRLLSGPEQDVMVRELLAGGAEDARLGAGRISWPLDLRACLTTRGFADEVRAVLARSRELGLGEAELKRFADGVQRPDWAAAAHFLADYLDVLDLRGVLDYAELVHRAVLLAERPEVGDELRRRYDVVFVDEYQDTDPSQVRLLRQLAGGGRDLVAVGDPDQSIYAFRGADINGILDFPQAFPKADGSPADVLVLRVSRRSGAVLLAASRELARRMPMGRLPADKLAQHRALLPSREGGRVEVYTYATPGTELDSVADLLRRAHLEDGVPWGEMAVLVRAGGRSIPGVRRALSAAGVPLEIDGDDVPLREEPAVTPLLLALRVCAEQAALDRPGSRFADTARAGGEDEDDSRPEEGPEDGPADDPKEGLTDEQAAGPAAQGPLTADLARTLLTGPLGGMDGSDLRRLGRALREEERQVLRAAEQSGSARPAAATVRPAEELIREALAEPERLVAMDPSYARRARDLGMLLRKVRELLAGGGTAEEALWALWDGSRRWRERLERAALRGGAGGRNADRDLDALCALFETAARAEEQVTGHRSALDLLAELEAQDIAADTLTVRAVRPDAVRLMTAHRSKGLEWRVVVVAGVQDGLWPDLRRRGSLLEADRIGRDGLAEPLSPAALLGEERRLFYVAATRAKERLIVTAVKAPAEDGDEPSRFLRELYREELDPRTGRVLRRTPQVVVEDVTHRPRRPLSVPALVAELRAVTVDPHRSPELRRAAAERLARLAAAADEDGLPLVPVAHPDRWWGLDDATAAPDPLRRPDVPVRLSGSGLEQLENCSLQWFLDKEVKARTTSSAAQGFGNVVHALTDEVGSGRTPADLAVLMERLDTVWDALAFDAPWKSHQEKHEARAALERFLNWHVLERGRSTVATEHGFDVTLEVGGVAVQIRGSMDRVEKDDAGRAYVVDFKTGKQIPTEKSLPEHKQLAVYQLAVRAGALNELPGFEAGPPMPGGAELVHLRAADKALPDGPKVQQQAPPDGEPWIENLLADAAGRVLAERFVPATGTGCDRCSFRRSCSAQRDGAQLIE; this is encoded by the coding sequence GTGGTCGAGCATGCCGGCGGCCCGCTGCTGGTGCTCGCGGGCCCCGGGACGGGCAAGACCACCACCCTGGTCGAGGCGGTCGCCCGGCGGATCGAGCAGGGCACCGACCCCGAGCGCATCCTGGTGCTGACCTTCAGCCGCAAGGCCGCGATGGAGCTCCGGGACCGGATGTCCGCCCGGATCGGTACCGCCGCGGCCGCACCGCGGGCGACCGTGCCGGCGGCGCGGCAGGCGCCCGAGGCAGCCACGCCGCCTGCCCCCGGGGCGCCGCAGGCAGCTACGCCCGGGTCGCCGCAGGCACCCGCGTCTGTGCTCCGGTCGCCGCAGGTTCCCGCGCCTGTGCTCCGGTCGCCGCAGGTTCCCGCGTCTGTGCTCCGGTCGCCGCAGGCGCCTGTGCTCCGGTCGCCGCAGGCGACCACCTTCCACTCCTTCTGCTACGCCCTCCTCCGCTCCCACCAGGACCCGGAGGCCTACGCCGAGCCGCTGCGCCTGCTCTCCGGCCCCGAGCAGGACGTGATGGTCCGCGAGCTGCTGGCCGGCGGCGCCGAGGACGCCCGGCTCGGCGCCGGCCGGATCAGCTGGCCGCTCGACCTGCGGGCCTGCCTGACCACCCGCGGCTTCGCCGACGAGGTCCGCGCGGTGCTCGCCCGCAGCCGTGAGCTCGGTCTCGGCGAGGCCGAGCTGAAGCGCTTCGCCGACGGGGTGCAGCGCCCGGACTGGGCCGCCGCCGCCCACTTCCTGGCCGACTACCTGGACGTCCTGGACCTGCGCGGCGTGCTCGACTACGCCGAGCTGGTGCACCGGGCGGTCCTGCTCGCCGAGCGTCCCGAGGTGGGCGACGAGCTGCGCCGGCGCTACGACGTGGTGTTCGTCGACGAGTACCAGGACACCGACCCCTCCCAGGTGCGGCTGCTGCGGCAGCTGGCCGGCGGCGGGCGCGACCTGGTCGCGGTCGGCGACCCGGACCAGTCGATCTACGCCTTCCGCGGCGCCGACATCAACGGCATCCTCGACTTCCCGCAGGCCTTCCCGAAGGCTGACGGCAGCCCGGCCGACGTCCTGGTGCTGCGGGTGTCCCGGCGCTCCGGCGCGGTCCTGCTGGCCGCATCCCGGGAGCTGGCCCGCCGGATGCCGATGGGCCGGCTGCCCGCCGACAAGCTCGCCCAGCACCGTGCCCTGCTGCCCTCCCGCGAGGGCGGCCGGGTGGAGGTGTACACCTATGCCACCCCCGGCACCGAGCTGGACAGCGTCGCCGACCTGCTGCGCCGCGCGCACCTGGAGGACGGCGTGCCGTGGGGCGAGATGGCGGTGCTGGTCCGGGCCGGCGGCCGCTCCATCCCGGGGGTCCGGCGTGCGCTGAGCGCGGCGGGCGTCCCGCTGGAGATCGACGGCGACGACGTGCCGCTGCGCGAGGAGCCGGCGGTGACGCCGCTGCTGCTCGCCCTGCGGGTCTGCGCGGAACAGGCGGCGCTGGACCGGCCCGGTAGCCGGTTCGCCGACACCGCCCGGGCCGGGGGCGAGGACGAGGACGACTCCCGGCCCGAGGAGGGGCCCGAGGACGGTCCGGCGGATGACCCAAAGGAGGGGCTGACGGACGAGCAGGCGGCCGGTCCGGCCGCCCAGGGCCCGCTCACCGCCGACCTCGCCCGTACCCTGCTCACCGGCCCGCTCGGCGGCATGGACGGCTCCGACCTGCGCCGGCTCGGCCGCGCGCTGCGTGAGGAGGAGCGGCAGGTGCTGCGCGCGGCCGAGCAGAGCGGCTCCGCCCGCCCGGCGGCCGCCACCGTCCGCCCCGCCGAGGAGCTGATCCGGGAGGCGCTGGCCGAGCCCGAGCGGCTGGTCGCGATGGACCCCTCGTACGCCCGCCGGGCCCGCGACCTGGGCATGCTGCTGCGCAAGGTCCGCGAGCTGCTGGCCGGCGGCGGAACCGCCGAGGAGGCGCTCTGGGCGCTCTGGGACGGCAGCCGCCGCTGGCGCGAGCGGCTGGAGCGGGCCGCCCTGCGCGGCGGCGCCGGCGGCCGCAACGCCGACCGCGACCTGGACGCGCTCTGCGCGCTGTTCGAGACCGCCGCCCGGGCCGAGGAGCAGGTCACGGGCCATCGCAGCGCCCTCGACCTGCTCGCCGAGCTGGAGGCGCAGGACATCGCCGCGGACACCCTGACCGTCCGCGCGGTGCGCCCCGACGCCGTCCGGCTGATGACCGCGCACCGCTCCAAGGGCCTGGAGTGGCGGGTGGTCGTGGTGGCCGGCGTCCAGGACGGCCTCTGGCCCGACCTGCGCCGGCGCGGTTCGCTGCTGGAGGCCGACCGGATCGGCCGCGACGGCCTCGCCGAGCCGCTCTCCCCGGCCGCCCTGCTCGGCGAGGAGCGCCGGCTCTTCTACGTGGCCGCGACCAGGGCCAAGGAGCGGCTGATCGTCACCGCGGTCAAGGCGCCCGCCGAGGACGGCGACGAACCCTCCCGGTTCCTGCGCGAGCTGTACCGCGAGGAGCTCGACCCCAGGACCGGCCGGGTGCTGCGCCGCACCCCGCAGGTGGTGGTGGAGGACGTCACCCACCGCCCGCGCCGGCCGCTCTCGGTGCCCGCGCTGGTCGCCGAGCTGCGCGCGGTGACCGTCGACCCGCACCGCTCCCCGGAGCTGCGCCGGGCCGCCGCCGAGCGGCTCGCCCGGCTGGCCGCCGCGGCCGACGAGGACGGCCTGCCGCTGGTGCCGGTGGCGCACCCCGACCGCTGGTGGGGCCTGGACGACGCCACCGCCGCCCCCGACCCGCTGCGCCGGCCCGACGTACCGGTGCGGCTCTCCGGCAGTGGCCTGGAGCAGTTGGAGAACTGCTCCCTGCAGTGGTTCCTGGACAAGGAGGTGAAGGCGCGCACCACCAGCTCCGCCGCCCAGGGCTTCGGCAACGTGGTGCACGCGCTCACCGACGAGGTCGGCTCCGGCCGCACCCCCGCGGACCTCGCCGTGCTGATGGAGCGGCTGGACACGGTCTGGGACGCGCTCGCCTTCGACGCCCCCTGGAAGTCCCACCAGGAGAAGCACGAGGCCCGGGCCGCGCTGGAGCGCTTCCTGAACTGGCACGTCCTGGAGCGCGGCCGCAGCACGGTCGCCACCGAGCACGGCTTCGACGTCACCCTGGAGGTGGGCGGGGTCGCGGTGCAGATCCGCGGCTCGATGGACCGGGTCGAGAAGGACGACGCCGGGCGTGCCTACGTCGTCGACTTCAAGACCGGCAAGCAGATACCCACCGAGAAGTCGCTGCCCGAGCACAAGCAGCTCGCCGTCTACCAGCTGGCGGTGCGGGCGGGCGCGCTCAACGAGCTGCCCGGCTTCGAGGCGGGCCCGCCGATGCCCGGCGGGGCCGAGCTGGTGCACCTGCGGGCGGCCGACAAGGCCCTGCCGGACGGTCCCAAGGTCCAGCAGCAGGCACCCCCGGACGGCGAGCCGTGGATCGAGAACCTGCTGGCCGACGCCGCCGGCCGGGTCCTCGCCGAACGCTTCGTGCCGGCCACCGGCACCGGCTGCGACCGGTGCTCCTTCCGCCGCAGCTGCTCCGCGCAGCGGGACGGCGCGCAGCTGATCGAGTAG
- a CDS encoding UvrD-helicase domain-containing protein yields MNAVLDHPDQLKELLGIPFNPEQMRALGAPLEPAVIVAGAGSGKTTVMAARVVWLVGSGAVRPEEVLGLTFTNKAAGELSERVRTALYSARILEPDDTGGPGEEPLGLPEISTYHAFAGRLLKEHGLRIGIEPEVRLLADATRFQLAAKVLRSERGPFPALTGTFSALVADLIALDGELAEHLTEPAELRAWDSALLDTLAGVRLTNDDLRAVPVAARARQELLRLVEEYRRRKRAAGLMDFGDQIAAAARLAQERPEVGAVLRGQYKVVLLDEYQDTSVAQRLMLAGLFGRGPAGAPGEGGHPVTAVGDPCQAIYGWRGASVANLDDFPLHFPRRDGTPAARYSLSENRRSGGRLLAFANELAEPLRAMHEGVEALRPAPGAEQDGFVRAALLPTHAEEIDWLADSVAHLVRTGTAPGRIAVLCRGGAAFPDIHAALVAREVPVEVVGLGGLLQLPEVADLVAVCEVLQDPTANAALVRLLIGPRWRIGPRDLALLGRRAADLVRTGRPAGVDALAAAVADTDPTEVVSLADALETFLDAEQPDELAFSPEARIRFARLAREVRELRRSLADPLMDVLHRVLTVTGLEVELAASPLALAARRRETLHAFLDVAAGFADLDGDPGLPAFLGFLRAAQEYERGLDSSLPGGEDTVKVLTAHKSKGLEWDVVAVPGLVKGSFPSSTARERWTSTKRVLPHALRGDAATLPDVRGDWTGRSMTAFKNAMSAHAATEELRLGYVAFTRPRGLLLASGHWWGPSQKRRRGPSEFLLDIRRHCERPGNGEIEHWVEEPSKDAENPALAASVERPWPLPLDPDAQHARRRVADVVRRRLAGQPAPGPERMAPEDQRRTDSWDRDLDALLGELERSRRSVRDVPLPAALSATQLMRLAADPDGFARDLARPMPRPPQPAARRGTRFHAWVQARIEPLLLVEPDALPGTDDDGIEDERDLELLKEAFLRTPYARRTPYRVEAPFQLVLAGRAVRGRIDAVYRSDDSESGAAGVSRYEVVDWKTNREETADPLQLAVYRVAWAEQAGVPPEQVTASFLYVRSGRIEQPAGLPGRKELERLLIGNSEE; encoded by the coding sequence GTGAATGCCGTGCTCGACCACCCCGACCAGCTCAAGGAGCTGCTCGGCATCCCTTTCAACCCGGAGCAGATGCGGGCCCTCGGGGCGCCGCTGGAGCCGGCCGTGATCGTGGCCGGCGCGGGCTCCGGCAAGACCACGGTGATGGCGGCCCGGGTGGTCTGGCTGGTCGGTTCGGGCGCGGTCCGGCCGGAGGAGGTGCTCGGCCTGACCTTCACCAACAAGGCGGCCGGCGAGCTGTCCGAGCGGGTCCGGACGGCCCTGTACAGCGCCCGCATCCTGGAGCCGGACGACACCGGCGGCCCCGGCGAGGAGCCGCTGGGACTGCCCGAGATCTCCACGTACCACGCCTTCGCCGGGCGGCTGCTCAAGGAGCACGGGCTGCGGATCGGCATCGAGCCGGAGGTCCGGCTCCTGGCCGACGCCACCCGGTTCCAGCTGGCCGCCAAGGTGCTGCGCTCCGAGCGCGGCCCGTTCCCGGCGCTGACCGGCACCTTCTCCGCGCTGGTCGCCGACCTGATCGCACTCGACGGCGAGCTGGCCGAGCACCTCACCGAGCCGGCGGAGCTGCGCGCCTGGGACTCCGCGCTGCTCGACACCCTGGCCGGGGTGAGGCTGACCAACGACGACCTGCGGGCCGTCCCGGTTGCGGCGCGGGCCCGGCAGGAGCTGCTGCGGCTGGTCGAGGAGTACCGGCGCCGCAAGCGGGCCGCCGGCCTGATGGACTTCGGCGACCAGATAGCCGCCGCCGCCCGGCTGGCCCAGGAACGGCCCGAGGTGGGGGCGGTGCTGCGCGGGCAGTACAAGGTGGTCCTGCTCGACGAGTACCAGGACACCTCGGTGGCCCAGCGCCTGATGCTGGCCGGGCTCTTCGGCCGCGGGCCGGCGGGCGCGCCCGGTGAGGGCGGCCACCCGGTCACCGCGGTCGGCGACCCCTGCCAGGCGATCTACGGCTGGCGCGGCGCCTCGGTGGCGAACCTGGACGACTTCCCCCTGCACTTCCCCCGGCGCGACGGCACCCCGGCCGCCCGCTACTCGCTCAGCGAGAACCGCCGCAGCGGCGGCCGGCTGCTGGCCTTCGCCAACGAGCTGGCCGAGCCGCTCCGGGCGATGCACGAGGGTGTGGAGGCGTTGCGTCCCGCGCCCGGCGCCGAGCAGGACGGTTTCGTCCGGGCCGCGCTGCTGCCCACCCACGCCGAGGAGATCGACTGGCTGGCCGACTCCGTCGCCCACCTGGTGCGCACCGGCACCGCGCCGGGGCGGATCGCGGTGCTCTGCCGGGGCGGGGCGGCCTTCCCCGACATCCACGCCGCGCTGGTGGCGCGGGAGGTCCCGGTGGAGGTGGTGGGACTCGGCGGGCTGCTGCAACTGCCCGAGGTGGCCGACCTGGTGGCGGTCTGCGAGGTGCTGCAGGACCCGACGGCCAACGCCGCGCTGGTCCGGTTGCTGATCGGCCCGCGCTGGCGGATCGGCCCGCGCGACCTGGCGCTGCTCGGGCGCCGCGCGGCCGACCTGGTCCGCACCGGCCGCCCGGCGGGGGTGGACGCGCTGGCGGCGGCCGTCGCCGACACCGACCCGACCGAGGTGGTCTCGCTGGCCGACGCGCTGGAGACCTTCCTGGACGCCGAGCAGCCCGACGAACTGGCCTTCTCGCCCGAGGCCAGGATCCGGTTCGCCCGCCTCGCCCGGGAGGTCCGCGAGCTGCGCCGGTCGCTGGCCGACCCGCTGATGGACGTCCTGCACCGGGTGCTGACCGTCACCGGACTGGAGGTCGAGCTGGCCGCCTCGCCGCTGGCCCTGGCCGCCCGTCGCCGCGAGACGCTGCACGCCTTCCTGGACGTCGCGGCGGGCTTCGCCGACCTGGACGGGGATCCGGGGCTCCCGGCCTTCCTGGGGTTCCTGCGCGCCGCCCAGGAGTACGAGCGCGGCCTGGACAGCAGCCTGCCCGGCGGCGAGGACACCGTGAAGGTGCTCACCGCCCACAAGTCCAAGGGGCTGGAATGGGACGTGGTCGCGGTGCCCGGGCTGGTCAAGGGCAGCTTCCCGTCCTCGACCGCGCGCGAGCGCTGGACCAGCACCAAGCGGGTCCTGCCGCACGCACTGCGCGGGGACGCCGCCACCCTGCCCGACGTGCGCGGTGACTGGACCGGCCGGAGCATGACCGCCTTCAAGAACGCCATGTCCGCGCACGCCGCGACCGAGGAACTGCGCCTGGGCTACGTGGCGTTCACCCGCCCGCGCGGCCTGCTGCTGGCCTCCGGGCACTGGTGGGGGCCGAGCCAGAAGCGGCGCCGTGGCCCGTCCGAGTTCCTGCTGGACATCCGCCGGCACTGCGAGCGGCCGGGCAACGGCGAGATCGAGCACTGGGTCGAGGAGCCGTCGAAGGACGCCGAGAACCCGGCGCTGGCCGCCTCGGTGGAGCGCCCCTGGCCGCTGCCGCTGGACCCGGACGCCCAGCACGCCCGGCGCCGGGTCGCCGACGTGGTGCGCCGCCGGCTCGCCGGGCAGCCGGCGCCCGGGCCCGAGCGGATGGCCCCCGAGGACCAGCGCCGGACCGACTCCTGGGACCGCGACCTGGACGCCCTGCTCGGCGAGTTGGAGCGGTCCCGGCGCAGCGTCCGGGACGTGCCGCTGCCGGCGGCCCTGTCCGCCACCCAGCTGATGCGGCTCGCCGCCGACCCGGACGGCTTCGCCCGGGACCTCGCCCGCCCGATGCCGCGGCCGCCGCAGCCGGCCGCCCGCCGCGGGACGCGCTTCCACGCCTGGGTGCAGGCGAGGATCGAGCCGCTGCTGCTGGTCGAGCCGGACGCGCTGCCGGGCACGGACGACGACGGCATCGAGGACGAACGCGACCTGGAGCTGCTCAAGGAGGCGTTCCTGCGCACCCCGTACGCGCGCCGGACGCCGTACCGGGTCGAGGCGCCGTTCCAGCTGGTGCTGGCGGGCCGGGCGGTGCGCGGCCGGATCGACGCGGTGTACCGCAGTGATGACAGTGAGTCAGGAGCGGCGGGAGTGTCACGCTACGAAGTGGTGGACTGGAAGACCAACCGGGAGGAGACCGCGGACCCGCTCCAGCTGGCGGTCTACCGGGTGGCCTGGGCCGAACAGGCCGGGGTCCCGCCGGAGCAGGTCACGGCTTCGTTCCTGTACGTCCGCAGCGGTCGGATCGAACAACCGGCAGGACTTCCTGGCCGAAAAGAGTTGGAACGGCTCCTGATCGGGAACAGTGAAGAATGA